TTTATATAAAACAGTAAGATTTGTACTACttgtactatttttataatattttataataaatcttcAAAATTCGGCATGTATTTTGCATTTACAGCACAAGTTGCTTTGGACTGCGCACATTTCAAATGTTCAATAGCTGCACTTGGTAGAGGCCACAATACTGGATGTAAGAGGTCTAGGCCATTAAGAAACTGAAGGACGAAAAGGCCattaagaaactgaagaaatgaaaatgaaggaaataagcaTCAATTTAAGATCACATTCTAATCCTTCAACTCCTtcagctaaaaaataaaataaaataaattttgtttttgaaaaccttCTAATAGGTTACACAATGAAagacctatttttaaataatactttttaaattgtactaCAATTTTCCATGAACTCCTTACCTTCCCTGTCAGCCAGGGTTCTCCTAGCCTGAGGAGCTACATGAAtctatggaaaacaaaaaacaaaacaagaaaaaacccaGAAGGCCTCACTGAAGGCTCTTCAGGCTCAACCACAAACCTAGTTTCCTCTCTGTACTTCTCAGAATTTCAGTTTACTTATCTCCTCTGCAAACTAACTTCCAACCCAACTGGTAACAAAAGAACTACATGAATGGAAAAACCCGAGGTTGAAAATATCCCTACTAAAAGAAAGCCTGCATGGGATTTCCTAAAAGTCACAAAATCAGACAATGGAAAACCCAGGCTTCTTCATAATCTAGTATGTTCGTTCTCACCAGGCCACATGATCTAGTAAGTTCACCAATAAAGTAATATCTAAGAACTAGAAAGATAATGGTATTGTGAGGACAAATGTCTTTTAAACAAAATAGTTGCTAATTTTAGTTACTAACCTCCCTTCTCTTGTTTCTTTTACAGagtcttaaaaatttttctttttaatcagcaGTCATCCTTATTTTCCCTCAAGATGACAAACAGTTCGTTCTTCTGCCCAGTTTATAAAGATCTGGAGCCATTCacgtattttttttatttagttttccttGTTGGAATTATTGGAAGTTGTTTTGCAACCTGGGCTTTTCTACAGAAGAATACTAAACACAGGTGTGTGAGCATCTACTTAATTAATTTGCTCACAGCCGACTTCCTGCTTACTCTGGCATTACCGGTGAAAATTGTCGCTGACTTGGGTGTCGCACCTTGGAAGCTGAAGATATTCCACTGCCAAGTAACCGCCTGCCTCATCTATATCAATATGTACTTATCAATTATATTCTTGTCATTTGTCAGCATTGATCGCTGTCTTCAGTTGATACACAGCTGCAAGATCTACCGAATACAAGAACCTGGATTTGCCAAAATGATATCAACCGTTGTGTGGCTAATGGTCCTTCTCATAATGGTGCCAAATATGATGATTCCCATCAAAGACATCAAGGAAAAGTCAAATGTGGGTTGTATGGAGTTTAAAAACGAATTTGGAAGAAACTGGCATTTGCTAACCAATTTCATATGTgtagcaatatttttaaatttctcagccATCATTTTAATATCCAACTGCCTTGTAATTCGACAGCTCTACAGAAACAGAGATAATGAAAATTACCCAAATGTGAAAAAGGCCCTCATCAACATACTTTTAGTGACAACAGGCTACATCATATGCTTTGTTCCTTATCATATTGTCCGCATCCCATACACCCTCAGCCAGACAGAAGTCATAACTGATTGCTCAACCAGGATTTTACTCTTCAAAGCCAAAGAGGCCACACTGCTTCTGGCTGTGTCAAACCTGTGCTTTGATCCTATCCTGTACTATCATCTCTCAAAAGCATTCCGTTTAAAGGTCACTGAGACTTTTGCCTCACCTAAAGGGACCAAggctcagaaagaaaaattaagatgtGAATATAATGCATAAAAGACAAGATTTTTTTCATGCTACCAATTCTGGACTTACTGGATCATAAATTTAtggttttgaaagagaaaaaaaaactcagtatgAAAAAATACAGGTAGTTAGCAAATATGTACTGGTTTACTTAGAAATCCTGTTTTCAAATGCAAGTCAAACTTGTACTGTTATGCTTCTCGATACTCATTAACGCAAATATCTGTACAAAAAACTAAAGAGTCTCATTGAACCAATATAAAATCCTGCAATATCCTTGAAATTCAATCGGTCCATGATAGAAACCCAAAAGTATTCATGAGTTATTCATTTAAATGTCTAGAACTGACTTCttgataaaaatatgaaaaatcattTCCATGTAAGTTACCAGAAAGCCCACCAGCAACATAATTTTAAAGCCTTtcagattactttttaaaaatgcagcttaCATAAAAATACTTgtgcctgatttatttttaatccatcaCTTCAAAAGATGGTAACCTTTCAGCTCATTACTCCTCTAATTTTTaatgtctaatttttttctaacacaataATCAAAAccctttatttataaaaaggcttgaaaaacaaagacaaccTTTAAAGTATTATATGTACTTATATCCTATCTGTAGGTTATAAATAAAGTCTTCCTAATGTTTGTAATAATAAATTTAGTGACTTCTcatttctgttttgaagtaaTATGAAACACAGGGGCCCTTTAACATTTCAGAGGAAGTTGTTAAGTTATACTAACTACTAAAACTAGTGTTTTGGTACTAGAAAACCACATCAATAGCACATCAATGGTAAAACAGCACCAGTCAGGTGGTCTTTATAAAACAGACACACTGATTTCACATAGCAAGGCCGTGTTAGAAATGTAGCATAGGCTGGGCTGCTTAGCACTGCCCAGGTCCAGAAAGACGAACCTGACTCCACTCAGTGCCCCAGTTTAAAGTATAGGTAactccagctgggcatggtggctcatacatgtaatcccagcactttggaaggccaaggttgaagtcaagagttagagatcagcctggccaacatggtgaaactccatctccactaaaaatacaaaactttgccaGGTGTGATactgcacacctataatcccagctacttgggaggctgaagcaggagaacagcttgaacctgggaggtggaggttgcagtgagctgagaatgcgcccCATTGGATTCTAGCCTGGCAaaaagagtgaggctctgtctcaaaaacaaacaaacaaacaaaaacagtgagGTACAGGTGACTTCAGCTCTCAGAGTCACATCTCTGATCAAATTCTCTCCACTGCTGGTGATGCAGAAAGAATATACAGCATTAAATAAAAGACTTATTAGCAAAAAGAACATTGGAAAAATTTAGATAAGCATACATGATgactttgtggtttttttttaaatttcattagtaAAATAAAGCCATATAAAAACAgctggtggctgggcacagtggttcacccctgtaatggcagcactttgggaggcagaggcgggcagatcacctgaggttgggagtttgagaccagcctgaccaacatggagaaaccctgtctttaataaaaatacaaatttagccaggtgtggtggcgcatgcctgtaatctcagctacttgggaggctgagggagaactgcctgaacccagcaggtgaaggttgcagtgagccgagatcacatcattacactccagcctgggcaacaagagtgaaactccgtcaccaaaaaaaaaaaaaaaaacagctggtaAATCCATTTGCATTAGCTGCAATGATTAAGAAATGGTGTTTCTTGAAGCTAGGAAAACAAGTTGGATTccaaactcatttttgtatttcacaaatTACTTTCTGAAGCTTGAAAATCCTATCTacaatttcataaatatattttgactCTGAAGTGaataatgaatgagaaaatgcataaagtgcctattaaaaattttacaagatAACTCTATATAATTCTAGTTAGCTAATGGTAATGACAGAAACTCCAGCAGCCTCACCCATCTGACACAGTGTAAATGACTTACCTCAGTTGGAGGCTGGTAGAACGCCTATCCATTAGAACTTGTGTTTGTTGGTAGTCTAAGAAACATGCTTTACTAATGGGCAAATCAAGATATTATTCATAGAATCGCAGCATGAGACTATTTTTCTGAATCTTTGGTCAAGCCCCCTTTATTCCTCTTTTCCTTAGTCTTCACTTAGTAGGGCCCCATAGGAGAGATGGGGAGATAGACAACATTTTTCTTAACCATATTTTTATAGTCTCCTCACATACATGACAAGCTagtcagattttttctttttattaagggaaaaaaaaaacagactcttAGTAGCATTCCTAATGTCAGTGTTATAGTAGCATATCCTTTGGCTTCTTCTGAATTGAATATAGTAATAGAGAGGTTAGTGAAACTGGTGATACAAagctattaaataaatatatcctACTAGGAGTTCTTTCATGAATTATTACAGCTAAATTATCTCATGATTCATTATGACACTTGgtcactgaaaataatttaagctCTTTCTTCCAATGAAGCAGAAAGTTAAATGCAGGGAAGAACTGTGAAACCAAGGTCACAGGAGCAACAGAGTAAAGAAGCTGACACCCAGACACCTGGGAAAAAGACCTGCAAAGCTCTGCTTACCCAAGAAAGGAACACATAACCCTCAACCATTCAACCactttcaacattttttcatctttgctttatttatcaccacacttttattctttcttttaaacaaacTTTTTATTAGGGTAATTTCCAATTTACAGAGAAGCTGCAAAATAGTACACAGAGTTCCATATGCCATTCAGCCATTTCCtctaatataaatgacttaagaGAACTACAGTACATTTGTTGAAACTAAGAAGTTAACATTGGTACATTACTATTAAATAAACTCCGGATGTTAATATTGTCTCCCTTTTTTatcctgaatatttttaaaatacatcccAAACATCATGATAGTTCATCTATAAATTCATCAGGTTACATCTCTAAAATATAAGGCTATCCTCTCAGCTTCCCTAAATAAACTGTGAGATTATTCCATTATACGGTAAAAGAATAATGTCTATAGGTAAGAGCTGAAAATTGTAGATATCATTCAGACAGTGATAAATAAGAACAAACTATGCAAAGTTTGACATGGCCCTGGacatagaaaaattaacaaaaaatagatttttaattgtaataaggaaaaaaaatatgggTTTGGTAATTTGGCAAGTTTTGAAATGGCCATGGatatagaaaaattacaaaaaagaaagacttttaactgtaataagaaaaaaatgtataggtTTGGTCATTTTGAAAGTCTTTTCAGTAGATATTCCAAAATACCAACTAAATCAAGAAATAACTTTAACAGAATATTCAGTTTTGCAGATCAAAACTCCTAGAAGACTCCCAGGAAGTAACATAATACACCTACAATTatgttttttatatgtaaaagtaACACCCAATGAAAAAAATGACTCGCTGTAATTgcacttaaaacaaaaaacaggataggaggtccaagatggctgaataggaacagccctggagtgcagttcccagcaagaataatgcagagggtaagtgattcccaaatgagtttttacaacccacagaccaggagattcccagactgaaaagcaccacgagtctccaacacagctgtttcagccggtgccaTGGgtttctgcacaaaaactcacacaaatctgggcggccaTTTCAATGAGCACcaggaatgcctgggagacagccgcccattcaactgaaaaagaggaggctgaaacagggagccaggtgatctggctcgacAACTCCCACCCCTATAAACaccagaaatctgaaatgctctggattgagacttttgcagcaagcacaactggacctgggacagtccagctcagtgaggggaaaggcatccaccattaccgaggcagtccgccactaccaaggcagtctgcaaTTACCAAAGCAGTCCACCATTattgaggcagaccaccattacagaggcagttctaactacatctctgtaaacaaaaccacagggAAGTTTACACAACAGCTGGGTAGAGCCCGAGGCAGCTCAGAAACGTCTCTGCTGGCAGaatgtgactagactacctccttagggtcagggcatctctgaaaaaaggcggcagcacatcaaaaacttataaataaaaccccaccttcctaggacagaccacctgggaaaagaggcagttatgagttctactgcagcagacttaaatgtacctgcccagcagctctgaatggaacaacggagctcacagcacAGCACCTGAGCTCTTATAAGGGACACAGTGTCTCCTCAAACAGATCCCCAATCCCCATATATcctaagagacacctcataaagaagagctcaagctgacatctggtgggtatccttctagGAAAAACATgtcagaagaagaaaccagcagcaacccttactgtttggcagcccccacaggtgatcccaggcaagcagggtctggagtggacctccagcaattGTACAGCAGAGGAGCCCaagtgttagaaggaaaactaaaaaacagaaggaaatagcttcaacatcaacaaaaaagacgtTCActgagagaccccatctgaaaatcaccaactacaaaaaacacaggtagataaatccacgaagttgggaagaaaccagtgcaaaaaggatgaaaacaccaaaaaccagaacacctctcctcctccaagggatcagaactcctcacaagcaagggaacaaagttggatggagaatgagtctgatgaattgacagaaacagacttcagaaggtgggtaataacaaacttctctgagctaaaagaacatgttctaacccaatgcaaagaaactaagaaccttgaaataaggttagacaaaatgctaactagaataaacaacttagagaagaatataaattacctgatggagctgaaaaacacagcagaagaacttcacgaagcagacacaagtttcaatagccaaattgaccaagcagaagaaaggatatcagagattgaatattaactcaatgaaataaaacgagaaggcaagattagagaaaaaagagtgaaaagaaatgaacaaagactccgcgaaatatgggattatgtgaaaagacctactcTACCTTTGAtaggcatacctgaatgtgacagagagaatgaatccaagctggaaaacactcttcaggttattatcgaggaaaacttccccaacctagcaagccaggctaatatgcaactccaggaaatacagagaacaccccaaagatattcctcaggaagaccaacccgaaggcacataattgtcagattcaccaggattcaaatgaaggacaaaatgctAAGAATGCCAGAGaaaaagatcaggttacccacaaagagaagcccttCAGACACAGAGCGGATCTCTGGGcaaaaacactacaagccagaagagagtgggggccaatattcaacatccttaaagaaaacaactttcaacctagaattacatatccagccaaactaagcttcataagtgaaggagaaataaaattctttatagacaagcagttgctgagagattgtgtcaccaccaggcctgccttacaaaagctcctaaaagaagcactaaacatggaaaggaacaaccagtaccagccactccaaaaacataccaaatggtaaagaccattgacacaatgaagaaactacgtCCACTAACGGggaaaacatccagctagcatcaaaaaggcaagatcaaattcacacataacaatattaaccttaaatgtaaatgggtaaatgccccaatcaaaagacacagactggcaaattagataaaaagtcaagacattttgtgtgctgtattcaggaaacccatctcacatgcaaggacacacacaggctcaaaataaagggatgaaggaagatctaccaagcaaatggagagcaaaaaaaaaaaaaacaggagttgcaatcctagtccttgataaaatacactttaaaccaacaaagatgaaaagagacaaagaagggcattacataatggtaaaaggagcaatgcgacaagaagagctaatgatcctaaatatatacacacccaatacaggagcacccagatacataaagcaagttcttaatgaactacaaagagactaagactcccacacaataatggtggaagactttaacactccactgtcaatattagacagatcaaccagacagaaaattaacaaggatatccaggacttgaactcagacctggaccaagcaaacctaacagacatctacagaactctccacctcaaatccacagaatatacattcttctcagcaccatatcacacctattctaaaattgaccacataattggaaataaatcacttctAAGTaaatgcagaagaacagaaatcataacaaccagtctctaaGACCACAATGTAATCAAATTAGCATTccagattaagaaactaactcagaaccacaaccggctcctgaatgtcaactggatatacaatgaaatgaaggcagaaataaagatgttcttcaaaaccaacgagaacgaagacacaacgtaccagaatctctgggacacatttaaagcagtgtctagagggaaatttacagcaataaatgctcaaatgtgagaaaatatctaaaattgacaccctatcatcaaagttGAAACAACTAAAGGAGCAtgatgaaaaaaaatgcaaaagctagcagaagacaagaaataactaagatcagagcagaactgaaggagatagagacacaaaaaaaaaccttcaaaaaaatcaataaatccaggagctggttttttgaaaagatcaacaaaataggcagaccacgagctacattaataaaaaagaaaagagagaagaatcaaatagatgcaataaaaaatgataaactggatagGACCACCtattccaaagaaatacaaactaccatcagagattactacaaacaactctaagcacataaatgagtaaacctggaagaaatggataaattcctggacactttcaccctcccaagcataaaccaggaagaagttgaaaccctgaatagaccaataacaagggctgaagttgaggcagcaattaatagcctaccaaccaaagaaagtcCAGGTCCTGATGGGTCCACAGCCAAATTCTAACaaaagtacaaagaggagctggtatcgcaccttctgaatctattccaaacaatacaaaaaaagggaatccttcccaaatcattttacaagaccaacatcattctgataccaacacctggcagagactcaacaaaaaaagaaaacttcaggccaatttccatgatgaacattgatgcaaaaatcttcaataaaatactggcaaacagaatgcaacagcacatcaaaaagcttcaagtaggcttcatcccaggaatgaaaggctggttcaacatatgcaagtctaaaCGCAaaccaccacataaatagaacgaaagacaaaaatcacatgattatctcaatagatgcagagaaagcctttgacaaaattcaacagtgttttatgctaaaaattttcaataaactaggtatcgatggaaggtatctcaaaataataaaagctatttatgacaaacttacagccagtaccatgctgaatggacaaaaactggaagcattccctttgaaatctggcattagacaaggatgctctctctcaccactcctattcaatacaggattggaagttccagccagagcaatcaggcaagaagaagaaataaagggtattcaattaggaaaggaggaagtcaaattgtctctatttgcagacgacatgattgtatgtttagaagaccccatcgtctcagccccaaatcgccttaaactgataaacaacttcagcaaagtctcaggatacaaaatcattgtgcagaaatcacaagcattcctatataccaataacagactaacagagagccaaatcaggagcaaatgcccattcacaattgctacaaagagaataaaatacctaggaatacaaccaacaaaagatgtaaaggaacttttcaaggagaactacaaaccactgctcaaggaaataagagaggacacaaacagatggaaaaacattccatgctcatggttaggaataatcaatatcatcaaatggccatactgcccaaagtaatttatagattcaatgctatccccatcaagctaccaatgaccttcttcacagaactggaaaaaaacaccttaaacttcatatggaaccaaaagagagcctgcataaccaagacaatcctaagcaaaaagaacaaagctggaggcatcaccctacctgatttcaaactatagtacaaggctacagtaaccaaaacagcatggtactgggaccaaaacagagatatagaccaatggaacagaacagaggcctcggaagtaacgccatacatctacaaccatctgatctttgacaaacctgacaaaaacaagcaaaggggaaagggtttcctgcttaataaatggtgttgggaaaa
This genomic stretch from Callithrix jacchus isolate 240 chromosome 17, calJac240_pri, whole genome shotgun sequence harbors:
- the GPR171 gene encoding G-protein coupled receptor 171, encoding MTNSSFFCPVYKDLEPFTYFFYLVFLVGIIGSCFATWAFLQKNTKHRCVSIYLINLLTADFLLTLALPVKIVADLGVAPWKLKIFHCQVTACLIYINMYLSIIFLSFVSIDRCLQLIHSCKIYRIQEPGFAKMISTVVWLMVLLIMVPNMMIPIKDIKEKSNVGCMEFKNEFGRNWHLLTNFICVAIFLNFSAIILISNCLVIRQLYRNRDNENYPNVKKALINILLVTTGYIICFVPYHIVRIPYTLSQTEVITDCSTRILLFKAKEATLLLAVSNLCFDPILYYHLSKAFRLKVTETFASPKGTKAQKEKLRCEYNA